One Thiocapsa bogorovii DNA segment encodes these proteins:
- a CDS encoding ribbon-helix-helix protein, CopG family: protein MAVIHVQLPDNLERKLDLEARFTGRSRSDVVRDAIAHWVARRDRERFIAEYVAEATAGYSNPILRKEAIRIAGELDSVESESRDLAGGWDLGEQSPADSGEKWWK from the coding sequence ATGGCCGTCATCCACGTGCAGTTGCCCGATAATCTGGAACGAAAGCTTGATCTGGAGGCTCGTTTTACCGGGCGGTCACGTTCGGATGTCGTCCGCGACGCCATCGCGCACTGGGTCGCACGGCGTGATCGCGAACGATTCATTGCCGAATATGTTGCGGAGGCGACGGCGGGATATTCCAACCCGATACTGCGCAAAGAGGCAATCCGGATCGCCGGAGAACTCGATTCGGTCGAGAGCGAATCCCGCGACCTTGCAGGGGGATGGGATCTCGGGGAGCAATCACCGGCGGACTCCGGCGAAAAGTGGTGGAAGTGA
- the casB gene encoding type I-E CRISPR-associated protein Cse2/CasB, giving the protein MSEHAQSFIAHLTGLADHDRGALAHLRRSLGFDPGAFPRAYPYVERFVGPERHAEDPWRKALYLGAGLFALHPEHRQGETLASALGHLAHVRESTSIERRFIALLSAEPEGLPDLLRQVVSLLAADDCAVDYVRLLDDLGIWLRPFGGDGRDRIRQRWARDFYCAYDAATARTESTPSTPDPLQRSA; this is encoded by the coding sequence CGCCCACCTGACGGGTCTCGCCGATCATGATCGCGGCGCCTTGGCACACTTGCGGCGCAGCCTGGGATTCGATCCCGGAGCCTTCCCCCGCGCCTATCCCTATGTCGAACGCTTCGTCGGACCCGAGCGACATGCGGAGGATCCTTGGCGCAAGGCGCTCTATCTCGGCGCCGGGCTGTTTGCCCTCCATCCGGAGCACCGGCAAGGCGAGACCCTCGCATCAGCGTTGGGGCATCTCGCCCATGTCCGTGAAAGCACGAGCATCGAGCGGCGTTTCATCGCGCTCCTTAGCGCCGAACCGGAGGGCTTGCCCGACCTGTTGCGCCAAGTCGTTTCACTCTTGGCCGCCGACGATTGCGCCGTCGACTATGTTCGCCTACTCGATGACCTCGGCATCTGGCTGCGTCCTTTCGGGGGGGATGGACGGGATCGCATACGTCAGCGTTGGGCGCGCGATTTTTACTGTGCCTACGACGCAGCAACGGCTCGGACCGAATCTACCCCATCAACCCCCGACCCTCTGCAACGATCTGCCTGA
- the cas2e gene encoding type I-E CRISPR-associated endoribonuclease Cas2e, protein MLVIVTENVPPRLRGRLAVWLLEIRAGVYIGTPSKRLREFIWNQVLEGVEDGNAVIAWNTNTESGYDFATVGKNRRVPVDFDGLRLVSFLPPDEQSKGP, encoded by the coding sequence ATGTTGGTCATCGTCACTGAGAACGTCCCGCCGCGTCTGCGCGGACGCCTGGCGGTCTGGCTGCTGGAGATCCGGGCAGGCGTCTATATCGGCACCCCATCAAAGCGGCTGCGCGAGTTTATCTGGAATCAGGTCCTCGAAGGCGTGGAAGACGGTAACGCCGTCATCGCCTGGAATACCAACACCGAATCCGGCTACGATTTCGCCACAGTCGGCAAGAACCGACGTGTCCCGGTCGATTTCGATGGTCTTCGATTGGTCAGTTTTCTGCCGCCAGATGAACAGTCAAAAGGTCCTTAA
- the cas6e gene encoding type I-E CRISPR-associated protein Cas6/Cse3/CasE: MYLSKLTLDPMHPQARRDLGSPYEMHRTLARVYAPDTHTQPQPFLWRLEPGRDPAHSATLLVQSDVVGNWPVLDQMPGYAVEVLGDKPVNLERLIMTAGDRFRFRILANPTVTREGKRHGLTREEEQLDWLGRQGGKHGFSLDSCLRLGNERIQTRQGKVGRRITLRTVLFEGILEASEVARLQFAVRFGLGHGKAMGLGLLSLARIT; encoded by the coding sequence ATGTACCTGTCTAAGCTGACCCTGGATCCCATGCATCCGCAGGCTCGCCGAGATCTCGGCAGCCCCTACGAGATGCACCGGACGCTCGCTCGCGTCTATGCGCCCGATACACATACCCAACCCCAGCCCTTTCTGTGGCGACTGGAACCGGGCCGCGACCCTGCTCATTCCGCCACGCTTCTTGTCCAATCCGACGTTGTCGGAAACTGGCCCGTTCTCGACCAGATGCCGGGATACGCGGTGGAAGTCCTGGGCGACAAGCCGGTAAACCTGGAACGTCTGATCATGACGGCTGGAGACCGCTTCAGATTTCGTATCTTGGCCAATCCAACCGTAACGCGTGAAGGGAAGCGCCATGGCCTGACCAGAGAAGAGGAACAGCTGGATTGGTTGGGCCGCCAGGGTGGAAAACATGGATTCTCGCTGGACTCCTGTTTAAGGTTGGGCAATGAGCGTATCCAGACCCGTCAAGGCAAGGTGGGGCGTCGTATCACGCTGCGAACGGTTCTGTTCGAGGGCATCTTGGAAGCGTCGGAGGTTGCCCGTCTTCAATTCGCTGTGCGGTTCGGTCTCGGACACGGGAAAGCAATGGGCCTGGGGTTGCTTTCCCTAGCACGGATCACGTAA
- the cas5e gene encoding type I-E CRISPR-associated protein Cas5/CasD: MPTLLLRLAGPMQSWGTTSRFDERDSQLEPSKSGVLGLVCAALGRDRTAPIEDLAQLRMGVRVDREGLLMRDYQTATGVMTAAGKVELGRTVVSPRYYLADAAFLVGLEGHDQNLLAQIQSALRAPVWPLALGRKAFPPGAPVWLPDGAFETDLRATLLGAPRIAEPRFEHRDAPLRLILEHAGHGAVRLDQPIAPFAERRFGPRHVAAEVVHVPV; encoded by the coding sequence ATGCCGACACTACTGCTGCGGCTCGCGGGCCCGATGCAGTCCTGGGGCACGACCAGCCGCTTCGACGAACGGGATAGCCAGCTTGAGCCATCCAAGTCGGGTGTGCTGGGTCTTGTCTGCGCCGCCCTTGGGCGTGATCGGACCGCGCCGATCGAGGACCTCGCCCAGCTGCGCATGGGCGTGCGCGTCGATCGGGAGGGGCTGTTGATGCGCGACTATCAGACCGCAACCGGCGTGATGACTGCCGCCGGCAAGGTCGAACTTGGCCGAACTGTCGTCAGCCCTCGCTATTACTTGGCGGATGCCGCCTTCTTGGTTGGCTTGGAGGGACATGACCAAAACCTCTTGGCGCAGATCCAGTCCGCCCTCCGCGCCCCGGTTTGGCCATTGGCGCTTGGTCGCAAGGCGTTCCCGCCAGGCGCTCCGGTCTGGTTGCCCGACGGCGCCTTCGAGACTGATCTACGCGCTACCCTGCTCGGTGCCCCTCGCATCGCCGAGCCTCGCTTCGAGCATCGAGACGCGCCGCTGCGGCTGATCCTCGAGCATGCCGGTCATGGGGCCGTGCGGCTCGATCAACCGATCGCGCCATTCGCCGAGCGCCGCTTCGGACCGCGTCACGTGGCTGCGGAGGTGGTCCATGTACCTGTCTAA
- a CDS encoding type II toxin-antitoxin system HicB family antitoxin produces MRYAVVIERAGNNYSAYVPDLPGCVATGRTLEETELEIREAIEFHLAGLREDGLPVPVPESRVDYIEVAA; encoded by the coding sequence ATGCGTTACGCCGTCGTGATCGAACGGGCGGGAAATAACTATTCCGCTTACGTTCCGGATCTGCCGGGATGCGTTGCCACGGGCCGCACCCTCGAAGAAACCGAGTTGGAGATTCGGGAGGCGATCGAGTTCCACTTGGCAGGGCTACGTGAAGACGGCCTGCCAGTACCAGTCCCGGAAAGTCGTGTGGACTACATCGAAGTCGCCGCCTAA
- the cas7e gene encoding type I-E CRISPR-associated protein Cas7/Cse4/CasC, whose protein sequence is MSLFVEFHLIQSFAPSNLNRDDTGAPKDAIFGGQRRARVSSQCFKRAIRLKSAELGVIPSEFGSVRTKKLKELLNERLAERGRPDAGLQIETALAAAGLKLKDDGKTEYLLFLGQGEIERFAELIHTHWDALSTAPTGEAKKTKKEAKASAPPEVVKEAKALLDGQKAVDVAMFGRMLADLPGVNQYAACQVAHAISTHKVEREFDYFTAVDDKGDIDETGAGMIGQIEFNSATLYRYAVIDAHKLVSNLKSDQELALKGIGAFTRAMARAIPTGKQNTFAAHNPPSFVGVVLRHASPFNLANAFEKPIWPRQDRELTALSVERLAEHEAKVSGAYGDGKDKWAYLDITDTWPTTRGEPQATLDDLADWVVAQTCAALES, encoded by the coding sequence ATGAGTCTGTTCGTCGAATTCCACCTGATCCAGAGCTTCGCCCCCTCAAATCTCAACCGGGACGACACCGGCGCTCCCAAGGACGCCATCTTCGGCGGCCAGCGGCGGGCTCGGGTGAGCAGCCAGTGTTTCAAACGCGCCATCCGACTCAAGTCCGCCGAGCTGGGCGTGATCCCGTCCGAATTCGGATCGGTCCGGACCAAGAAACTTAAGGAACTGCTGAACGAGCGCCTCGCCGAGCGCGGACGCCCCGACGCCGGTCTCCAGATCGAAACCGCCTTGGCCGCTGCCGGCCTGAAGCTGAAAGACGACGGCAAGACCGAGTACCTGCTATTCCTGGGGCAAGGCGAGATCGAGCGATTTGCCGAGCTGATTCATACACACTGGGACGCACTCAGCACGGCGCCCACTGGGGAGGCGAAGAAAACCAAGAAAGAGGCGAAGGCCAGCGCTCCGCCCGAGGTCGTGAAGGAAGCGAAGGCGTTGCTGGACGGCCAGAAAGCCGTCGACGTCGCCATGTTCGGCCGGATGTTGGCAGATCTCCCGGGAGTCAACCAATACGCGGCCTGTCAGGTCGCCCATGCCATAAGCACGCACAAGGTCGAAAGGGAATTCGACTATTTCACTGCGGTGGACGACAAGGGCGACATCGACGAGACCGGTGCCGGCATGATCGGGCAGATCGAGTTCAACTCCGCCACACTCTATCGGTATGCCGTCATCGACGCGCACAAACTGGTTTCAAACCTAAAATCGGATCAGGAGCTTGCCCTGAAGGGAATCGGCGCCTTTACCCGGGCCATGGCCCGCGCCATCCCGACCGGCAAGCAAAACACCTTCGCGGCACACAATCCGCCAAGCTTTGTCGGCGTAGTCCTGCGCCATGCGAGCCCATTCAACCTGGCCAACGCCTTCGAAAAACCCATCTGGCCGCGGCAGGACCGCGAACTGACCGCTCTTTCGGTCGAGAGACTCGCCGAGCACGAAGCAAAGGTGTCTGGCGCCTACGGCGACGGCAAAGATAAGTGGGCCTATCTCGACATTACCGACACTTGGCCGACGACCCGAGGAGAACCCCAAGCGACGCTGGACGATCTAGCCGATTGGGTCGTCGCTCAAACGTGCGCCGCGTTGGAGAGCTGA
- the cas1e gene encoding type I-E CRISPR-associated endonuclease Cas1e produces MLPPLKPIAMKERISLIFIEYGEIDVLDGAFVVIDKNGVRTHIPIGSIACIMLEPGTRVSHRAAALAARVGTLLVWVGEAGVRLYASGQPGGARSDRLLYQAKLALDDQARLKVVRKMYELRFGEKPPERRSVEQLRGIEGARVKKTYDNLAKQYGVSWKGRRYDPTDWDTSDVPNTCLSAATACLYGITEAAILAAGYAPAVGFIHTGKPLSFVYDIADIVKFETVAPVAFKIAAKAPQQPERVVRLACRDVFRESKLLGKIIPLIEEVLTAGGLEPPYPPKESVPPAIKETEGLGNVGHRH; encoded by the coding sequence ATGCTGCCCCCGCTCAAACCCATCGCCATGAAGGAACGCATCTCTCTGATCTTCATCGAGTACGGCGAGATCGACGTGCTGGACGGCGCCTTCGTCGTTATCGACAAGAACGGCGTGCGTACGCACATCCCCATCGGCAGTATTGCCTGCATCATGCTGGAGCCCGGTACCCGTGTCTCGCATCGCGCGGCGGCGCTGGCCGCGCGGGTCGGTACCCTGCTCGTCTGGGTCGGAGAGGCCGGGGTGCGGCTCTATGCGTCCGGTCAACCCGGAGGTGCACGCTCGGATCGTCTGCTCTACCAGGCCAAGCTCGCGCTCGACGACCAGGCACGGCTCAAGGTGGTACGCAAGATGTACGAGCTGCGGTTCGGGGAAAAGCCTCCGGAGCGGCGCAGCGTTGAGCAACTGCGCGGGATCGAAGGGGCTCGCGTGAAAAAGACCTACGACAACCTGGCGAAGCAATACGGCGTGAGCTGGAAAGGGCGCCGCTACGATCCAACGGATTGGGACACCAGCGATGTCCCCAACACCTGTCTCTCGGCCGCAACCGCTTGTCTCTACGGCATCACGGAGGCCGCCATCTTGGCCGCCGGCTATGCGCCCGCGGTCGGATTCATCCATACCGGCAAACCCTTGTCCTTCGTCTACGATATCGCAGACATCGTGAAGTTCGAGACCGTGGCTCCCGTGGCGTTCAAGATCGCAGCCAAGGCTCCTCAGCAACCCGAACGGGTGGTCCGCCTGGCCTGCCGGGACGTCTTCCGCGAAAGCAAGCTGCTCGGCAAGATCATCCCGCTGATCGAGGAGGTGCTGACCGCGGGAGGTTTGGAACCGCCCTACCCACCGAAGGAATCGGTGCCGCCGGCGATTAAGGAGACGGAGGGCCTTGGCAATGTTGGTCATCGTCACTGA